The following proteins are encoded in a genomic region of Anaerolineae bacterium:
- a CDS encoding DUF2889 domain-containing protein — protein MALFTFPRTYTFEISPLDTRLVGVHCVLLDPYHHLEMDLVLDASNPEAMIVKEARASMARVPYPVCRSPLERVKELEGLRVERGIKRTVTRLLGGPEGCVHLVDMFMEGVRLAIQAVVVVWTEKLPQEEGEKLRRKILGGVCIAYPAP, from the coding sequence ATGGCCCTTTTCACTTTCCCCCGCACTTACACCTTTGAGATCTCCCCCCTGGACACCCGCCTGGTGGGAGTTCATTGCGTTTTGCTGGACCCTTACCATCACCTGGAGATGGATCTGGTGCTGGACGCCTCAAATCCTGAGGCTATGATTGTAAAAGAAGCCAGAGCCTCCATGGCGCGAGTCCCATATCCCGTATGCAGGAGCCCCCTTGAGAGAGTGAAGGAGCTGGAAGGCCTCAGAGTTGAGCGAGGCATAAAGCGAACTGTCACCAGGCTTCTGGGAGGACCAGAAGGGTGTGTTCACCTGGTAGATATGTTCATGGAGGGGGTTCGCCTGGCCATCCAGGCGGTTGTGGTGGTCTGGACCGAGAAGCTTCCCCAGGAGGAAGGGGAAAAACTGCGGAGAAAGATCCTCGGAGGCGTTTGCATTGCCTATCCTGCGCCC
- the mutL gene encoding DNA mismatch repair endonuclease MutL produces the protein MPIRVLSPEVASKIAAGEVVERPASVVKELVENSLDAGATEVKIEVFRGGTGLIKVADNGCGIPSEEVELAFARYATSKISSVQDLFRIKTLGFRGEALASIAAVSKVTMITRPREEPIGVMIRVEGGKIVRKEPKGAPVGTTVSVESLFYNVPARRKFLKHPATESAHITEVVVHYALAYPEVKFALLKEGQLSFQSPGSGSMREVLARVYGAEIAEILLELESSEGPLKLHGYISPPSLHKPQRSHSFFVNKRWVQDSLLSKALLEAYHGFLPSGRYPVAVISLEMDPSLVDVNVHPTKREVRFRDPEEIFQAFQKAVRRLILSRQTSFVVSPLPVSSARSEAEQKPFPIPQQKPARPLEPALPLTKTLPLLRVLGQVGLTYIVAEGPDGLYLIDQHSAHERIIYEKLKKEREKAVPSQRLLEPIPVELTPHQSDLVEFLLPSLKEMGFDMEEFGPNTWLVRAVPAPFASRDVREAVAGFIETLSSGGTEHLEGDRVLATLACHCAVRAGDPLSIEEMRMLVQEMESLDIMQTCPHGRPTVVHLSIERLAKEFGRF, from the coding sequence ATGCCTATAAGGGTTCTTTCTCCCGAAGTGGCCAGCAAAATAGCAGCCGGGGAGGTGGTTGAGAGGCCGGCTTCCGTGGTTAAAGAGCTGGTGGAAAATTCCCTGGATGCTGGGGCTACGGAAGTGAAGATAGAAGTCTTCAGGGGGGGAACGGGCCTCATAAAAGTCGCCGATAACGGCTGTGGCATTCCTTCCGAAGAAGTGGAACTGGCCTTTGCCCGCTACGCTACCAGCAAAATTTCTTCAGTGCAGGATCTGTTCAGGATAAAGACCTTGGGTTTCAGAGGAGAGGCTCTGGCCAGCATAGCGGCCGTCTCCAAAGTCACCATGATTACTCGCCCCCGGGAAGAACCCATCGGCGTTATGATAAGGGTGGAAGGGGGAAAGATTGTCCGGAAAGAACCGAAAGGCGCTCCAGTGGGGACAACGGTTTCGGTAGAGAGCCTTTTTTACAACGTGCCAGCCCGCCGCAAATTCCTCAAACATCCCGCTACCGAAAGTGCTCACATCACAGAAGTGGTGGTCCATTACGCCCTGGCTTACCCGGAAGTAAAATTTGCCCTCCTTAAAGAAGGACAGCTTTCCTTTCAATCCCCGGGTTCGGGAAGCATGCGAGAAGTGCTCGCAAGGGTTTACGGTGCAGAAATAGCGGAAATTCTCCTGGAGCTGGAATCTTCTGAAGGCCCTCTAAAACTCCACGGGTACATAAGCCCTCCCTCTCTCCACAAGCCTCAACGCTCCCACAGCTTCTTCGTGAACAAGCGCTGGGTTCAGGATTCCCTTCTGAGCAAAGCTTTGCTGGAAGCCTATCATGGATTTTTACCTTCAGGGCGCTACCCTGTGGCGGTGATAAGCCTGGAAATGGATCCCTCCCTGGTAGATGTAAACGTTCATCCTACCAAGAGAGAGGTGCGCTTCCGCGATCCCGAGGAAATCTTTCAGGCTTTCCAGAAAGCAGTCCGCCGCCTTATTCTCAGCCGTCAGACCTCTTTTGTGGTTTCGCCCTTGCCTGTAAGCTCTGCAAGAAGCGAAGCTGAGCAGAAGCCTTTCCCTATCCCTCAGCAAAAACCTGCAAGGCCTCTGGAACCGGCTCTCCCCCTGACCAAAACCCTACCCCTTCTCAGGGTTCTGGGCCAGGTGGGCTTAACCTACATCGTGGCTGAAGGCCCCGATGGGCTCTACCTTATTGACCAGCACAGCGCTCACGAGAGGATAATTTACGAAAAGCTCAAAAAAGAACGGGAGAAGGCCGTTCCCTCCCAGCGCCTTCTGGAACCAATTCCTGTGGAATTAACTCCTCATCAGAGCGATCTGGTGGAATTTCTCCTTCCTTCCCTTAAAGAAATGGGGTTTGATATGGAAGAATTCGGTCCCAACACCTGGCTTGTGAGAGCTGTGCCGGCCCCCTTTGCCAGCCGGGATGTGCGGGAGGCTGTGGCGGGTTTTATAGAAACTCTGAGCTCGGGGGGGACGGAGCACCTGGAAGGGGATAGGGTTTTAGCCACTCTTGCCTGCCACTGTGCGGTAAGAGCTGGAGACCCCCTCTCCATAGAGGAAATGAGGATGCTGGTTCAGGAGATGGAGAGCCTTGATATAATGCAAACCTGCCCTCATGGCCGTCCTACAGTGGTGCACCTAAGCATCGAGAGGCTGGCAAAAGAATTCGGACGCTTTTAA